The proteins below come from a single Streptococcus canis genomic window:
- the ychF gene encoding redox-regulated ATPase YchF: MALTAGIVGLPNVGKSTLFNAITKAGAEAANYPFATIDPNVGMVEVPDERLQKLTELITPKKTIPTTFEFTDIAGIVKGASRGEGLGNKFLANIREVDAIVHVVRAFDDENVMREQGREAAFVDPMADIETINLELILADLESINKRYARVEKMARTQKDKDSVAEFAVLEKIKPVLEDGKSARTIAFTEEEQRIVKQLFLLTTKPVLYVANVDEDKVADPGDIDYVKQIRDFAATENAEVVVISARAEEEISELDDDDKTEFLEAIGLTESGVDKLTRAAYHLLGLGTYFTAGEKEVRAWTFKRGIKAPQAAGIIHSDFERGFIRAVTMSYDDLMAYGSEKAVKEAGRLREEGKEYIVQDGDIMEFRFNV; this comes from the coding sequence ATGGCTTTAACAGCAGGTATTGTGGGCTTACCTAATGTTGGTAAATCAACTTTATTTAATGCAATTACAAAAGCAGGAGCAGAGGCTGCTAACTATCCTTTTGCAACTATCGATCCTAATGTGGGAATGGTTGAAGTACCAGATGAACGTCTGCAAAAATTAACAGAGCTTATTACGCCTAAAAAGACAATTCCAACTACATTTGAATTTACTGATATTGCGGGTATTGTTAAAGGAGCATCTAGAGGGGAAGGTTTAGGTAATAAATTCTTGGCCAATATCCGTGAAGTGGATGCTATTGTTCACGTGGTTCGTGCTTTTGATGATGAAAATGTTATGCGTGAACAAGGTCGTGAGGCTGCTTTCGTGGATCCAATGGCTGATATTGAGACCATCAATCTTGAATTGATTTTGGCTGACTTAGAGTCTATCAATAAACGTTATGCGCGTGTTGAAAAAATGGCTCGTACCCAAAAAGATAAAGATTCCGTGGCCGAATTTGCTGTTCTTGAAAAAATCAAACCTGTCTTAGAAGATGGTAAGTCTGCTCGAACGATTGCGTTTACAGAAGAAGAACAGCGTATTGTCAAGCAATTATTTCTATTAACAACAAAACCAGTCCTCTATGTGGCTAATGTTGATGAAGACAAAGTTGCTGATCCAGGCGATATTGATTATGTCAAACAAATTCGTGACTTTGCGGCTACTGAAAATGCAGAAGTAGTTGTGATTTCAGCGCGTGCGGAGGAAGAAATCTCAGAATTGGACGATGACGATAAGACAGAATTCTTAGAAGCCATCGGTTTAACAGAGTCTGGCGTTGATAAATTAACGCGTGCTGCCTACCATTTACTTGGTCTTGGAACCTATTTTACAGCCGGTGAAAAGGAAGTCCGTGCTTGGACATTTAAACGTGGAATCAAAGCGCCGCAGGCTGCTGGTATTATTCACTCTGACTTTGAGAGAGGATTTATCCGTGCAGTAACTATGTCTTATGACGATTTAATGGCTTATGGATCAGAAAAAGCAGTTAAAGAAGCAGGACGCTTGCGTGAAGAAGGAAAAGAGTATATCGTCCAAGATGGTGACATCATGGAATTCAGATTTAATGTGTAG
- the dnaN gene encoding DNA polymerase III subunit beta — protein sequence MIQFSINRTLFIQALNATKRAISSKNAIPILSTIKIDVSPSDITLIGSNGQISIENTIPVSNDNAGLLITSPGSILLEANFFINIISSLPDVSLEFKEIEQHQVVLTSGKSEITLKGKDVEQYPRLQEVSTENPLVLKTKVLKSIIAETAFAASLQESRPILTGVHIVLSNHKDFKAVATDSHRMSQRVITLDNTSTDFDVVIPSKSLREFSAVFTDDIETVEVFFSSSQILFRSDHISFYTRLLEGNYPDTDRLLMTDFETEVVFNTQSLRHAMERAFLISNATQNGTVKLEITQHHISAHVNSPEVGKVNEDLDIVSQSGSDLTISFNPTYLIESLKAIKSETVKIHFLSPVRPFTLTPGDDEESFIQLITPVRTN from the coding sequence ATGATTCAATTTTCCATAAATCGTACCTTATTCATTCAAGCTTTAAATGCGACTAAACGTGCTATTAGCAGTAAAAATGCTATTCCTATCCTTTCTACCATAAAAATCGATGTTAGCCCGTCAGATATTACCTTAATAGGCTCTAATGGTCAAATCTCAATTGAAAATACCATTCCTGTTAGCAATGATAATGCTGGCTTGTTAATTACGTCTCCTGGCTCTATTCTTTTAGAAGCTAATTTCTTTATTAATATCATTTCAAGCTTGCCAGATGTGAGTTTGGAGTTTAAAGAAATTGAGCAGCACCAAGTTGTTCTAACCAGTGGCAAATCAGAAATTACTCTAAAAGGAAAAGACGTAGAACAATATCCTCGTCTCCAAGAAGTCTCAACAGAAAATCCTTTGGTTCTCAAAACAAAAGTATTGAAATCGATTATTGCTGAGACAGCTTTTGCGGCTAGTTTGCAAGAAAGTCGTCCTATTTTAACAGGAGTACATATTGTTTTAAGCAATCATAAAGATTTCAAAGCTGTTGCAACGGACTCACACCGTATGAGTCAACGTGTTATTACCTTAGATAATACCTCAACAGACTTTGATGTGGTTATTCCAAGTAAATCATTGAGAGAGTTCTCTGCGGTATTCACAGATGATATTGAAACCGTTGAGGTTTTCTTCTCGTCAAGTCAGATTTTATTCAGAAGTGATCACATTTCTTTTTACACACGTCTCTTGGAAGGAAATTATCCTGACACAGATCGTTTATTAATGACAGACTTTGAAACAGAGGTTGTTTTCAATACACAATCGCTTCGCCATGCTATGGAACGTGCCTTTTTGATTTCAAATGCCACTCAAAATGGTACCGTTAAACTTGAAATTACTCAACATCATATTTCAGCTCATGTTAATTCTCCAGAAGTTGGTAAAGTAAACGAAGATTTGGATATTGTTAGCCAATCTGGTAGTGATTTGACTATTAGTTTCAATCCAACTTATCTTATTGAATCTCTAAAAGCTATCAAGAGTGAAACAGTTAAAATTCATTTCTTGTCACCAGTACGACCATTTACCTTGACACCAGGTGATGATGAAGAAAGTTTTATCCAGTTAATCACCCCAGTCCGTACTAACTAA
- the pth gene encoding aminoacyl-tRNA hydrolase → MVKMIVGLGNPGSKYEKTKHNIGFMAVDKIVNNLDVTFTEDKNFKAQIGSTFINHEKVYFVKPTTFMNNSGIAVKALLTYYNISVEDLIVIYDDLDMEVGKLRLRSKGSAGGHNGIKSIIAHIGTQEFNRIKVGIGRPLKGMTVINHVMGQFNTEDNIVISLTLDRVVNAVNFYLQENDFEKTMQKFNG, encoded by the coding sequence ATGGTAAAAATGATTGTTGGTCTGGGAAACCCAGGCTCTAAATATGAAAAAACAAAACATAATATAGGCTTTATGGCTGTTGACAAGATTGTCAATAATCTTGACGTTACCTTTACAGAGGATAAAAATTTTAAAGCGCAAATAGGAAGTACCTTTATTAATCACGAAAAAGTTTATTTTGTAAAACCAACAACTTTTATGAATAATAGTGGCATAGCAGTAAAAGCATTATTAACCTACTATAATATCTCAGTGGAAGACTTAATTGTTATTTACGATGATTTGGATATGGAAGTTGGTAAATTACGCTTACGTAGTAAAGGTTCAGCAGGAGGACATAATGGTATTAAGTCGATTATTGCTCATATTGGTACGCAGGAGTTTAACCGAATTAAAGTAGGTATTGGACGACCATTAAAAGGTATGACTGTTATTAACCATGTGATGGGGCAATTCAATACTGAAGATAATATTGTTATCTCTTTAACCCTTGACAGGGTTGTCAATGCTGTCAATTTTTATTTACAAGAGAATGATTTTGAAAAAACAATGCAAAAATTTAACGGGTAA
- a CDS encoding DUF951 domain-containing protein — translation MYQLGSLVEMKKPHACTVKATGKKANEWKIIRLGADIKIQCINCDHIVMMSRFDFERKLKKVL, via the coding sequence ATGTACCAATTGGGATCACTAGTTGAAATGAAAAAACCGCATGCCTGTACAGTAAAAGCAACAGGAAAAAAAGCCAATGAGTGGAAAATTATCAGATTGGGAGCCGATATTAAGATTCAATGTATCAATTGTGATCATATTGTTATGATGAGCCGGTTCGATTTTGAACGAAAATTAAAAAAAGTGTTGTAA
- the mfd gene encoding transcription-repair coupling factor: MNILELVSQNKKIQAWHSELTTLGRQLVMGLSGSSKAIAMASAYLDYQEKLVIVTSTQNEVEKLSSDLSELLGEELVFQFFSDDVAAAEFIFASMDKTLSRIEALQFLLDPKTRGILLVSLSGLRTLLPNPKVFERSQVSLKVGQEYDSDTLTKQLITIGYQKVSQVISPGEFSRRGDILDIYEITQELPYRLEFFGDDIDGIRKFNPETQTSFEQVEELLVYPASDLIFEVSDFQRGIEHLEEALKTAKTEKKAYLEDLLAVSKDGFKHSDIRKFQSLFYEKEWTLLDYIPKGTPLFFDDFQKLVDKNARFDLEVANLLTEDLQQGKALSNLHYFADNYRDFRHYKPATFFSNFHKGLGNIKFDQLYQLTQYAMQEFFNQFPLLIDEIKRYQKNQATVIVQVESQQAYERLQKSFQDYGFHLPLVSADQIVSRESQMMIGTISSGFYFADEKLALITEHEIYHKKIKRRLRRTNISNAERLKDYNELAAGDYVVHNVHGIGRFLGIETIQIQGIHRDYVTIQYQNSDRISLPVDQISSLSKYVSADGKEPKINKLNDGRFQKTKKKVAKQVEDIADDLLKLYAERSQQKGFSFSPDDELQRAFDDDFAFVETEDQIRSIKEIKADMESTQPMDRLLVGDVGFGKTEVAMRAAFKAVNDHKQVAVLVPTTVLAQQHYENFKARFENYPVEIDVLSRFRSKKEQAETLERVRKGQIDIIIGTHRLLSKDVVFSDLGLIVIDEEQRFGVKHKETLKELKTKVDVLTLTATPIPRTLHMSMLGIRDLSVIETPPTNRYPVQTYVLENNPGLVREAIIREMDRGGQVFYVYNKVDTIDKKVADLKELVPEASIGFVHGQMSEIQLENTLIDFINGDYDVLVATTIIETGVDISNVNTLFIENADHMGLSTLYQLRGRVGRSNRIAYAYLMYRPDKVLTEVSEKRLEAIKGFTELGSGFKIAMRDLSIRGAGNILGASQSGFIDSVGFEMYSQLLEQAIATKQGKTTIRQKGNAEINLQIDAYLPADYIADEHQKIDIYKRIREMESKEDYLNLQDEIMDRFGEYPDQVAYLLEIGLLKYYMDNAFAELLERKNNQVTVRFENTSLHYFLTQDYFEALSKTHLKAKISEYHGKIDIVFDVRHQKDYTILEELMLFGESLSEIKFRKAASSS, encoded by the coding sequence ATGAATATTTTAGAATTAGTTAGTCAGAACAAGAAAATCCAAGCTTGGCATTCCGAGTTGACTACCTTAGGAAGGCAGTTAGTAATGGGACTGTCAGGTTCAAGTAAAGCAATAGCTATGGCGTCAGCTTACTTGGATTATCAAGAAAAACTAGTTATTGTCACTTCAACACAAAATGAGGTTGAAAAATTATCTAGTGACTTATCCGAGCTACTTGGTGAAGAACTTGTTTTTCAATTCTTTTCGGATGACGTAGCAGCTGCGGAATTTATTTTTGCTTCAATGGATAAGACATTGTCAAGGATAGAAGCTCTGCAATTTTTATTAGATCCTAAGACTAGAGGAATTTTACTGGTTAGTCTGTCAGGGTTAAGAACCTTATTACCTAATCCCAAGGTTTTTGAAAGAAGCCAAGTAAGCCTTAAGGTGGGACAAGAATATGATAGTGATACTCTGACCAAACAGCTTATTACTATTGGTTATCAAAAAGTGTCACAAGTTATTAGCCCTGGAGAATTTAGTCGCCGAGGTGATATTCTTGATATTTATGAGATAACGCAAGAACTTCCTTATCGATTGGAATTTTTTGGTGATGATATTGATGGTATCAGAAAATTTAATCCAGAAACTCAAACGTCATTTGAACAAGTAGAAGAGTTATTGGTTTACCCAGCTAGTGATCTTATTTTTGAAGTTAGTGATTTTCAGAGAGGAATTGAACACCTTGAGGAGGCTCTAAAGACGGCAAAAACTGAGAAAAAAGCCTATTTAGAAGATTTATTAGCTGTTTCAAAAGATGGGTTTAAGCACTCAGACATTCGCAAATTTCAATCTCTGTTTTACGAAAAAGAATGGACCTTATTAGATTATATCCCAAAAGGAACTCCTCTCTTTTTCGATGATTTTCAAAAATTAGTGGATAAAAACGCAAGATTTGATTTAGAAGTTGCTAACCTCTTGACAGAAGATTTACAGCAGGGTAAAGCTCTCTCTAATCTTCACTATTTTGCGGATAACTATCGCGATTTTCGTCATTATAAGCCAGCTACTTTCTTTTCAAACTTTCACAAGGGTCTCGGTAATATTAAATTTGATCAGTTGTATCAACTGACCCAATATGCCATGCAGGAATTTTTCAATCAATTTCCGTTGCTAATTGATGAGATTAAACGGTATCAAAAAAATCAAGCTACAGTTATTGTTCAAGTTGAGTCTCAGCAGGCTTATGAACGCCTTCAAAAATCCTTTCAAGACTATGGCTTCCACCTTCCTTTAGTGAGTGCTGATCAGATTGTTTCACGTGAATCACAGATGATGATTGGGACTATTTCTAGTGGCTTTTATTTTGCAGATGAGAAATTAGCTCTAATAACAGAGCATGAAATCTATCATAAAAAAATCAAACGCCGTCTTAGACGTACTAATATCAGTAATGCGGAGCGTTTAAAGGATTATAATGAATTGGCTGCAGGCGATTATGTGGTTCATAATGTCCATGGTATTGGCCGATTTCTTGGAATCGAAACGATTCAGATTCAGGGAATTCATAGAGATTATGTGACCATTCAGTATCAAAACTCTGATCGCATTTCTTTACCAGTTGATCAAATTAGCAGCTTATCAAAATATGTTTCTGCTGATGGAAAAGAACCTAAAATTAATAAACTCAATGATGGTCGTTTTCAAAAGACAAAGAAAAAGGTCGCTAAGCAAGTAGAAGATATTGCTGATGACCTTCTAAAATTATATGCTGAAAGAAGTCAGCAAAAAGGATTTTCATTTTCACCAGACGATGAGTTGCAACGAGCTTTTGATGATGATTTTGCTTTTGTGGAAACGGAGGATCAAATTAGGTCCATTAAAGAAATTAAAGCTGATATGGAAAGCACACAGCCAATGGATCGTTTGCTGGTAGGCGATGTTGGATTTGGTAAAACAGAAGTAGCTATGAGAGCAGCCTTTAAAGCGGTGAATGACCACAAACAAGTAGCTGTCTTAGTTCCAACCACAGTCTTGGCCCAGCAGCACTATGAAAATTTCAAGGCTCGCTTTGAAAATTACCCTGTCGAAATAGATGTCCTAAGTCGTTTCCGTAGTAAAAAAGAGCAGGCTGAAACGCTAGAACGTGTTCGAAAAGGTCAAATTGATATTATTATTGGAACCCATAGACTCTTATCAAAAGATGTGGTTTTCTCAGATTTAGGATTGATTGTGATTGACGAGGAACAACGATTTGGCGTTAAACATAAAGAAACGCTAAAAGAATTGAAAACCAAGGTTGATGTCTTGACATTGACAGCGACTCCGATTCCTCGAACCTTACACATGTCAATGCTTGGAATTAGAGATTTATCTGTCATTGAAACACCACCAACCAATCGTTACCCTGTTCAAACCTATGTTTTGGAAAATAATCCAGGTCTCGTTAGAGAAGCTATTATTCGTGAAATGGATCGTGGTGGACAAGTTTTCTACGTTTACAATAAAGTTGATACGATTGACAAGAAGGTTGCAGATCTAAAAGAATTAGTTCCGGAAGCTTCTATCGGTTTTGTTCATGGGCAAATGAGTGAAATTCAACTAGAAAATACTCTAATAGACTTTATTAATGGGGATTATGATGTGCTTGTTGCAACGACAATTATTGAAACAGGGGTTGATATTTCTAATGTAAATACTTTGTTTATTGAAAATGCTGATCACATGGGACTGTCAACCTTGTATCAACTTAGAGGTCGTGTAGGAAGAAGTAATCGTATTGCCTATGCCTACCTTATGTACCGTCCAGATAAGGTTCTAACAGAGGTGTCAGAAAAACGTTTAGAAGCAATCAAAGGCTTTACCGAGCTAGGTTCAGGATTTAAGATTGCTATGCGAGATCTATCTATCCGAGGAGCAGGTAATATTTTAGGGGCATCTCAGAGTGGTTTTATTGATTCTGTCGGATTTGAGATGTATTCTCAATTATTGGAACAGGCTATTGCAACTAAGCAAGGAAAAACGACTATTCGTCAAAAAGGTAATGCTGAAATCAATCTTCAGATTGATGCCTATTTGCCAGCTGATTACATTGCAGATGAGCACCAAAAAATTGATATTTACAAACGTATTCGAGAAATGGAATCTAAGGAAGATTACCTCAACCTCCAAGATGAAATAATGGACCGGTTTGGTGAGTATCCTGATCAAGTGGCTTATTTGCTGGAAATTGGTCTGTTAAAATATTACATGGACAATGCTTTTGCAGAATTACTTGAACGAAAAAATAATCAAGTAACTGTTAGGTTTGAAAATACTTCTTTACATTATTTCTTGACACAAGATTATTTTGAAGCCTTATCAAAAACACATTTAAAAGCAAAAATCAGTGAATATCATGGTAAAATTGATATTGTTTTTGATGTTCGTCATCAAAAAGATTACACGATTTTAGAAGAATTGATGTTATTTGGAGAAAGCCTTAGTGAGATTAAATTTAGAAAAGCAGCCTCATCTTCTTAA
- a CDS encoding helix-turn-helix domain-containing protein, giving the protein MSVFARQLKKYRLNKNLSQVALAEQLFISRQAISKWENGDATPDLDHVVRLAEILEVSLDELVLGEPIDESIKNKNDEDNLNLLKGKEFVLNPETGKYEKRDGLTILLALLSELWWYIFFIPIILIWISAFF; this is encoded by the coding sequence ATGTCAGTATTTGCCAGACAATTAAAGAAATACCGGTTAAACAAGAATTTGTCACAAGTTGCCTTAGCTGAACAACTTTTCATTTCTCGACAAGCTATCTCAAAATGGGAAAATGGAGATGCGACACCAGATTTAGATCATGTGGTGAGATTAGCAGAGATTTTAGAAGTATCACTAGATGAATTGGTCTTAGGTGAACCGATTGACGAATCGATAAAAAATAAAAATGATGAAGATAATTTAAATCTTTTAAAGGGGAAAGAGTTTGTTTTAAATCCTGAAACTGGCAAGTATGAGAAACGAGATGGCCTCACGATTTTGCTTGCTTTATTATCAGAACTTTGGTGGTATATTTTTTTCATTCCAATTATTTTGATATGGATTTCAGCTTTTTTCTAA
- the dnaA gene encoding chromosomal replication initiator protein DnaA: MTENEQIFWNRILELAQSQLKQATYEFFVHDARLLKVDNHVATIYLDQMKELFWEKNLKDVILTAGFEVYNAQIAVDYVFEEDLIIEQNQVSANQNYQQQVVTPLPAVTSDLNPKYSFENFIQGDENRWAVAASIAVANTPGTTYNPLFIWGGPGLGKTHLLNAIGNSVLLENPNARIKYITAENFINEFVIHIRLDTMDELKEKFRNLDLLLIDDIQSLAKKTLSGTQEEFFNTFNALHNNNKQIVLTSDRTPDHLNDLEDRLVTRFKWGLTVNITPPDFETRVAILTNKIQEYNFIFPQDTIEYLAGQFDSNVRDLEGALKDISLVANFKQIDTITVDIAAEAIRARKQDGPKMTVIPIEEIQTQVGKFYGVTVKEIKATKRTQDIVLARQVAMFLAREMTDNSLPKIGKEFGGRDHSTVLHAYNKIKNMISQDESLRIEIETIKNKIK, translated from the coding sequence ATGACTGAAAATGAACAAATTTTTTGGAATAGGATCTTGGAGTTAGCTCAAAGCCAGTTAAAACAGGCAACGTATGAATTTTTTGTTCATGATGCACGCTTATTAAAAGTTGACAATCATGTCGCAACCATTTACTTAGATCAAATGAAGGAACTTTTTTGGGAAAAAAACCTCAAAGATGTGATTCTAACAGCTGGTTTTGAAGTTTATAATGCCCAAATTGCCGTTGACTATGTTTTTGAAGAAGATCTGATTATTGAACAGAACCAAGTCTCAGCAAATCAAAACTACCAGCAGCAAGTGGTAACTCCTCTACCTGCTGTCACTTCAGATTTAAACCCTAAATATAGTTTTGAAAATTTTATTCAAGGTGATGAGAATCGTTGGGCTGTTGCAGCCTCAATAGCAGTAGCTAATACGCCTGGAACAACTTATAACCCTTTATTTATTTGGGGAGGGCCTGGTCTTGGAAAAACTCACCTATTGAATGCCATTGGCAATTCTGTACTTTTGGAAAATCCAAATGCTCGCATCAAGTACATCACAGCTGAAAACTTTATTAATGAATTTGTTATTCATATTCGCCTTGATACCATGGATGAATTGAAAGAAAAATTTCGTAATCTAGATTTACTCCTTATCGATGATATCCAATCTTTGGCTAAAAAAACGCTCTCTGGGACACAAGAAGAATTCTTTAATACCTTCAACGCTCTCCATAATAATAACAAACAAATTGTCCTAACCAGCGATCGGACACCAGATCATCTCAATGATTTAGAAGATCGATTAGTAACTCGCTTCAAATGGGGATTGACAGTTAACATTACCCCACCTGATTTTGAGACTCGTGTGGCCATCTTAACCAATAAGATTCAAGAATATAACTTTATTTTCCCTCAAGACACCATTGAATATTTAGCTGGACAATTTGATTCTAATGTCAGAGATTTAGAAGGTGCCTTAAAAGATATTAGTCTGGTTGCTAATTTCAAACAAATTGACACGATTACCGTTGACATTGCTGCTGAAGCTATTCGCGCCAGAAAGCAAGATGGTCCTAAAATGACGGTTATTCCCATTGAAGAAATTCAAACGCAAGTTGGAAAATTTTACGGTGTTACCGTCAAAGAAATTAAGGCTACGAAACGAACACAGGATATTGTTTTAGCAAGGCAAGTTGCCATGTTCTTAGCGCGTGAAATGACTGATAACAGCCTACCTAAAATTGGGAAAGAATTTGGAGGCAGAGACCATTCAACAGTCCTTCATGCCTACAATAAAATCAAAAATATGATTAGTCAGGATGAAAGTCTTCGCATTGAAATTGAGACCATCAAAAATAAAATAAAATAA
- a CDS encoding oligosaccharide flippase family protein codes for MRLNLEKQPHLLKQASLLITVSGLASKILAAIYRIPYQNLVGDRGFYAYQQVYPFLAIISALSLTALPNLVASLSQKKDEVQLTAFMKLQLLASLGLSLVFFLGHQQIAEWMGAPKLGTAIYLTSLILLTVPFISFYRGLAQADLNMGPTAISQILEQIIRVAIIMLAAICYVRFDWSIYRTATVAASGNLVASGIVLAYLAKHSSFSLRQYVKQFSFSLGDCRQLGQSSFVFILFSIYLLLFQLLDSLFVKNSLVNAGYSNQLAEISKGIFDRGQPLIQFGLIFSTALFTSYLPKLTQLYHYNQKAYQTQNQDFLAFLFYFNVTLTAGFMSILHLMNRVLFQDNKGWLALVCYLLTIILSSTIQFFHQKCFIENRVGQSLAILLIGLACKLGLTPLLTYHYGIVGSSLSTVIPLFVVFSCYILSMPMKWTFICNGKFWLTVLLMVSLITVCQAMLPFQGRLGALINLLLSTGVGFVSFWVTCRKSHVFDEKLWSFLPFKE; via the coding sequence GTGAGATTAAATTTAGAAAAGCAGCCTCATCTTCTTAAACAAGCGAGTCTTTTGATTACTGTCAGTGGTTTGGCATCAAAAATTTTGGCTGCTATTTACCGCATCCCTTATCAGAATTTAGTAGGAGACAGGGGATTTTATGCCTATCAGCAAGTTTACCCTTTTCTTGCTATTATTTCTGCGCTTAGCTTGACGGCTTTACCAAATCTTGTTGCTAGCCTATCACAAAAAAAAGATGAAGTTCAACTGACAGCTTTTATGAAGTTACAATTATTGGCTAGTTTGGGACTTTCTCTTGTTTTTTTCCTTGGACATCAGCAAATTGCCGAATGGATGGGAGCTCCCAAATTAGGAACAGCCATTTACTTAACTAGTCTTATATTATTAACAGTCCCTTTTATCTCTTTTTATCGAGGCTTAGCACAGGCAGATTTAAATATGGGACCAACTGCTATTAGCCAAATACTTGAACAAATTATCCGTGTTGCCATTATTATGCTAGCAGCTATCTGTTATGTCCGTTTTGATTGGTCAATTTATAGGACTGCTACGGTGGCTGCTAGTGGTAATTTAGTAGCTAGTGGAATTGTTTTAGCTTACTTGGCAAAACATAGTTCTTTTTCCTTAAGACAGTATGTAAAACAATTTTCTTTCTCATTAGGAGATTGCCGTCAGCTAGGCCAATCAAGTTTTGTTTTCATTCTTTTTTCCATTTATTTACTGCTGTTTCAGTTACTAGATTCTCTATTTGTTAAGAATAGTTTAGTCAATGCTGGTTATTCTAATCAATTAGCTGAAATCAGTAAAGGAATTTTTGACAGAGGGCAACCCCTTATTCAATTTGGATTAATTTTTTCAACGGCCTTGTTTACCAGTTATTTGCCTAAGTTGACCCAGTTATATCATTATAATCAAAAAGCTTATCAGACTCAAAATCAAGACTTTTTGGCATTTCTCTTTTATTTCAATGTGACTTTGACCGCTGGTTTTATGAGTATTTTGCATTTGATGAATCGTGTTTTATTTCAAGATAATAAGGGATGGCTGGCATTAGTGTGTTACCTCCTCACCATTATTTTATCCAGTACTATTCAGTTTTTTCATCAAAAATGTTTTATTGAAAATCGAGTAGGTCAATCACTCGCTATTTTATTGATAGGGTTAGCCTGTAAATTAGGATTGACACCTTTGTTAACATATCACTACGGCATTGTAGGGAGTTCTTTGTCAACTGTAATTCCTTTGTTTGTAGTATTTAGCTGTTATATTTTGTCAATGCCAATGAAGTGGACTTTTATTTGTAATGGCAAATTTTGGCTAACAGTACTTTTAATGGTGTCTTTAATCACTGTCTGTCAAGCTATGTTGCCTTTTCAAGGCAGACTAGGCGCTCTGATAAATTTGTTATTATCAACGGGAGTTGGCTTTGTTAGCTTTTGGGTGACGTGTCGAAAAAGCCATGTGTTTGATGAGAAACTATGGTCTTTTCTACCATTTAAGGAATAA